A portion of the Thunnus maccoyii chromosome 20, fThuMac1.1, whole genome shotgun sequence genome contains these proteins:
- the LOC121886944 gene encoding integrin alpha-M-like isoform X1: MNRIYFLLVSAPLAQYSSSQRGQIFKCSTESCTKVSVPVPEFAVNMSLGLTMTSDPTTQNTLACGPTIPKDCKSITLYSGVCLQLSSHNRVGHSMPSSSEECRTQEIAFLLDGSGSVDSQDFDRMKTFVKNLVRSFQGQDTKFAIVQFSTDPTIHYYFDTFDTNNWKSQIDGIRQLTGWTYTAEAIEHVVNNVFSASKGSRSDVKKILIVITDGESNDRAYLQNAVNSAEKKKIVRFAIGVGGAFNNYRAKQELDTIASKPSANHVFQVSNFGALEKIRQSLQDKIFSIEGSQTGGESLKMEMAQVGFSAAYVPGGIQMGIVGANQWKGGYQQYTSTGQKRISYESSNMEPDSYLGYSMAVAKTRLGTLTIVGAPRYQHRGVVISVYKNSRNQKIDPFAWQFQIGEYFGAVVCAMDVDRDTYTDLVLISAPMYMDVDREGRVYVCSLSNERVECRFDNPLVLRGDASDQGRFGSSLAVLPDLDSDGLNDLAVGAPLENGGQGSIYIFHSEIGGGGRIHPTYSQRIASSEVQPGLKFFGISISQSSFDLSNDNLPDLAVGSKGTVVLLRSKPIVMVDAAVTFNPNKIQTQNSDCSKPLDNTATICFTMTGRSTVDKARATINYTLTLDATRKVPNNRAYIREKQQEESGSITLGLEKRCFSVSFHIEACPEDALNPLDNELRFTFDGLPSDKNLKPSLAQQAQTTTFHPLPFEINCGNDNNCIDNLKVDFNFTSSSEVKVGIDELLEVTVSVENREENSYNSHVILTYPPGLSYRKFTGLQGRIECNSLDSGAGLSQGKTDCTIDKPIFKSNAKAIFIVSYGIESNSQLDRKLFITANATSGNEHSKSSELYKMKGIDVKYSIFMTIESSLSYSNFTYGKSNLQKPLQQSIKVINDIRALNFTVVIRVPIKLGNEDIWVDSSSLQIPDCQRDKDEKPTVTNFVAQIQKNKSVDCSVASCRVFKCNRVMGIQEHKKYTISANLSSEWIKQIGLDSAKFLLTSTASLEYDRNQYIFFSVRSNNNPPIHKIVAEVEVYPEPDFTKEIVGGSLGGLALLALLTAGLYKAGFFKSKYKEMINEEQTADPGVEGGEPTPE, from the exons ATGAACCGTATATATTT TTTGCTGGTCAGTGCCCCCCTTGCACAATATTCATCAAGTCAAAGAGGCCAAATATTTAAGTGCTCCACCGAATCCTGCACGAAAGTATCAGTACCAG TGCCAGAATTTGCAGTCAACATGTCCCTTGGTTTGACAATGACAAGTGATCCCACCACACAAAACACTCTG GCATGTGGTCCAACCATCCCAAAGGACTGCAAAAGTATCACGCTGTATAGTGGTGTATGCTTGCAGTTATCCAGTCATAATCGTGTTGGACACTCTATGCCTTCTTCTTCTGAAG AGTGTCGGACCCAAGAGATTGCATTTCTGTTGGACGGCTCAGGCAGTGTAGATTCACAGGATTTTGATAGAATGAAGACTTTTGTGAAAAATCTGGTCAGATCATTCCAGGGACAGGATACAAAG tTTGCCATTGTCCAGTTCTCCACAGATCCCACCATCCATTACTACTTTGACACTTTTGATACTAATAACTGGAAATCTCAAATTGATGGAATAAGACAGTTAACTGGATGGACTTACACAGCTGAAGCCATCGAACACGTTGT CAACAATGTCTTCTCAGCAAGCAAAGGCTCCAGGTCAGATGTGAAGAAGATTTTAATAGTCATTACAGATGGAGAATCTAATGACCGGGCGTATTTGCAAAATGCAGTAAAttcagctgaaaagaaaaagattgttCGATTTGCTATTGGG GTGGGGGGTGCATTCAATAATTACAGAGCAAAACAGGAACTGGACACCATTGCCTCTAAACCCTCAGCAAACCACGTGTTTCAAGTATCAAACTTTGGCGCTCTTGAAAAAATACGGCAGAGTTTGCAGGACAAAATCTTCTCTATTGAAG GATCTCAAACTGGTGGAGAGTcactgaaaatggaaatggcTCAAGTGGGATTCAGTGCAGCTTATGTGCCTGGg GGGATTCAGATGGGTATTGTTGGTGCCAACCAGTGGAAGGGAGGCTACCAGCAATACACAAGCACAGGCCAGAAGAGGATCTCCTATGAGTCTTCAAATATGGAACCTGACAGTTATCTGG GTTACTCCATGGCAGTCGCCAAAACGCGGTTGGGCACACTGACAATTGTAGGTGCTCCAAGATATCAACACAGAGGAGTTGTGATTTCAGTTTACAAAAACAGTCGTAACCAAAAAATTGATCCCTTTGCTTGGCAG TTTCAGATTGGTGAATATTTTGGTGCAGTGGTTTGTGCCATGGATGTGGATCGTGACACGTACACTGACCTAGTCCTCATATCTGCCCCTATGTACATGGACGTTGATAGAGAAGGACGAGTTTATGTTTGCAGCTTATCAAATGAG AGAGTTGAGTGTCGCTTCGATAATCCATTAGTGCTGAGAGGGGATGCATCTGACCAAGGAAGGTTTGGGTCTTCTCTTGCTGTATTGCCTGACCTTGACAGTGATGGTCTCAATGATTTGGCAGTTGGAGCACCTTTGGAGAATGGTGGTCAAGGTAGCATCTACATCTTCCACAGCGaaataggaggaggaggaagaattCATCCTACTTACTCACAG AGAATCGCTTCCTCTGAAGTCCAGCCAGGACTGAAGTTCTTTGGTATATCGATCAGTCAGTCGTCTTTTGACCTTAGTAACGACAATCTGCCTGATTTAGCAGTGGGTTCAAAGGGAACAGTGGTCTTACTCAG ATCAAAGCCTATAGTAATGGTCGATGCTGCGGTGACCTTCAACCCAAACAAAATCCAAACTCAAAACTCAGACTGCTCAAAACCACTGGACAACACAGCTACAATCTGCTTTACCATGACAGGACGCTCTACAGTAGATAAAG CTAGAGCAACAATTAACTATACTTTAACACTGGATGCCACACGTAAGGTCCCAAACAACCGAGCTTACATCAGGGAGAAACAACAAGAGGAGAGTGGTTCAATAACTCTTGGCTTAGAGAAACGATGCTTCAGTGTGAGCTTCCACATTGAG GCCTGTCCAGAAGATGCTCTGAATCCACTTGACAACGAGCTCCGATTCACCTTTGACGGTTTGCCTTCTGACAAAAATCTCAAGCCAAGTCTGGCCCAACAGGCTCAGACAACAACCTTTCATCCT TTACCTTTTGAGATCAACTGCGGCAATGACAACAACTGTATAGATAACCTGAAAGTGGATTTCAACTTCACCAG TTCCTCAGAGGTCAAAGTAGGCATTGATGAACTGCTGGAGGTCACTGTGTCAGTTGAAAACAGGGAGGAAAACTCCTACAACAGCCATGTCATTCTCACGTACCCACCTGGGCTCTCCTACAGGAAGTTTACAGGCCTGCAG gGAAGAATTGAGTGCAACTCCTTGGACAGTGGAGCTGGCTTATCTCAAGGAAAGACAGACTGCACTATTGACAAGCCTATTTTCAAGAGCAACGCTAAG gCGATCTTCATTGTGTCCTATGGGATTGAAAGCAACAGTCAACTTGACAGGAAGTTATTCATCACTGCAAATGCCACCAG TGGGAACGAGCACTCCAAGTCAAGTGAACTTTACAAAATGAAAGGGATTGATGTGAAGTACAGCATTTTTATGACAATTGAAAG TTCCCTCAGCTACAGCAATTTCACTTACGGCAAGAGTAATTTGCAGAAACCACTCCAACAATCAATTAAG GTTATAAATGACATCAGAGCACTGAATTTCACTGTGGTGATCAGAGTTCCGATAAAGCTCGGTAATGAAGACATCTGGGTGGATTCGAGCAGTTTGCAG ATTCCAGACTGCCAAagagataaagatgaaaaaccCACCGTTACAAATTTTGTTGCtcagatacagaaaaataaGTCAGTG GACTGCTCTGTAGCCAGTTGCAGAGTGTTCAAGTGCAATCGTGTCATGGGAATACAGGAGCATAAAAAGTACACAATCTCTGCCAACCTTAGTTCTGAATGGATAAAGCAG attgGACTTGATTCTGCCAAATTCCTCTTGACCAGCACGGCCAGTCTGGAGTACGACAGAAACCAGTACATCTTCTTTTCAGTGCGGTCAAATAACAATCCTCCCATTCACAAG ATTGTGGCAGAGGTAGAAGTGTATCCTGAACCAGACTTCACCAAAGAGATTGTTGGAGGATCTCTGGGAGGGTTGGCTCTGTTGGCTTTACTCACTGCTGGCCTGTACAAG GCTGGATTTTTCAAGAGTAAATACAAGGAGATGATTAATGAGGAACAAACAGCTGATCCGGGGGTTGAGGGAGGCGAACCCACACCAGAGTAA
- the LOC121886944 gene encoding integrin alpha-M-like isoform X2, whose amino-acid sequence MSLGLTMTSDPTTQNTLACGPTIPKDCKSITLYSGVCLQLSSHNRVGHSMPSSSEECRTQEIAFLLDGSGSVDSQDFDRMKTFVKNLVRSFQGQDTKFAIVQFSTDPTIHYYFDTFDTNNWKSQIDGIRQLTGWTYTAEAIEHVVNNVFSASKGSRSDVKKILIVITDGESNDRAYLQNAVNSAEKKKIVRFAIGVGGAFNNYRAKQELDTIASKPSANHVFQVSNFGALEKIRQSLQDKIFSIEGSQTGGESLKMEMAQVGFSAAYVPGGIQMGIVGANQWKGGYQQYTSTGQKRISYESSNMEPDSYLGYSMAVAKTRLGTLTIVGAPRYQHRGVVISVYKNSRNQKIDPFAWQFQIGEYFGAVVCAMDVDRDTYTDLVLISAPMYMDVDREGRVYVCSLSNERVECRFDNPLVLRGDASDQGRFGSSLAVLPDLDSDGLNDLAVGAPLENGGQGSIYIFHSEIGGGGRIHPTYSQRIASSEVQPGLKFFGISISQSSFDLSNDNLPDLAVGSKGTVVLLRSKPIVMVDAAVTFNPNKIQTQNSDCSKPLDNTATICFTMTGRSTVDKARATINYTLTLDATRKVPNNRAYIREKQQEESGSITLGLEKRCFSVSFHIEACPEDALNPLDNELRFTFDGLPSDKNLKPSLAQQAQTTTFHPLPFEINCGNDNNCIDNLKVDFNFTSSSEVKVGIDELLEVTVSVENREENSYNSHVILTYPPGLSYRKFTGLQGRIECNSLDSGAGLSQGKTDCTIDKPIFKSNAKAIFIVSYGIESNSQLDRKLFITANATSGNEHSKSSELYKMKGIDVKYSIFMTIESSLSYSNFTYGKSNLQKPLQQSIKVINDIRALNFTVVIRVPIKLGNEDIWVDSSSLQIPDCQRDKDEKPTVTNFVAQIQKNKSVDCSVASCRVFKCNRVMGIQEHKKYTISANLSSEWIKQIGLDSAKFLLTSTASLEYDRNQYIFFSVRSNNNPPIHKIVAEVEVYPEPDFTKEIVGGSLGGLALLALLTAGLYKAGFFKSKYKEMINEEQTADPGVEGGEPTPE is encoded by the exons ATGTCCCTTGGTTTGACAATGACAAGTGATCCCACCACACAAAACACTCTG GCATGTGGTCCAACCATCCCAAAGGACTGCAAAAGTATCACGCTGTATAGTGGTGTATGCTTGCAGTTATCCAGTCATAATCGTGTTGGACACTCTATGCCTTCTTCTTCTGAAG AGTGTCGGACCCAAGAGATTGCATTTCTGTTGGACGGCTCAGGCAGTGTAGATTCACAGGATTTTGATAGAATGAAGACTTTTGTGAAAAATCTGGTCAGATCATTCCAGGGACAGGATACAAAG tTTGCCATTGTCCAGTTCTCCACAGATCCCACCATCCATTACTACTTTGACACTTTTGATACTAATAACTGGAAATCTCAAATTGATGGAATAAGACAGTTAACTGGATGGACTTACACAGCTGAAGCCATCGAACACGTTGT CAACAATGTCTTCTCAGCAAGCAAAGGCTCCAGGTCAGATGTGAAGAAGATTTTAATAGTCATTACAGATGGAGAATCTAATGACCGGGCGTATTTGCAAAATGCAGTAAAttcagctgaaaagaaaaagattgttCGATTTGCTATTGGG GTGGGGGGTGCATTCAATAATTACAGAGCAAAACAGGAACTGGACACCATTGCCTCTAAACCCTCAGCAAACCACGTGTTTCAAGTATCAAACTTTGGCGCTCTTGAAAAAATACGGCAGAGTTTGCAGGACAAAATCTTCTCTATTGAAG GATCTCAAACTGGTGGAGAGTcactgaaaatggaaatggcTCAAGTGGGATTCAGTGCAGCTTATGTGCCTGGg GGGATTCAGATGGGTATTGTTGGTGCCAACCAGTGGAAGGGAGGCTACCAGCAATACACAAGCACAGGCCAGAAGAGGATCTCCTATGAGTCTTCAAATATGGAACCTGACAGTTATCTGG GTTACTCCATGGCAGTCGCCAAAACGCGGTTGGGCACACTGACAATTGTAGGTGCTCCAAGATATCAACACAGAGGAGTTGTGATTTCAGTTTACAAAAACAGTCGTAACCAAAAAATTGATCCCTTTGCTTGGCAG TTTCAGATTGGTGAATATTTTGGTGCAGTGGTTTGTGCCATGGATGTGGATCGTGACACGTACACTGACCTAGTCCTCATATCTGCCCCTATGTACATGGACGTTGATAGAGAAGGACGAGTTTATGTTTGCAGCTTATCAAATGAG AGAGTTGAGTGTCGCTTCGATAATCCATTAGTGCTGAGAGGGGATGCATCTGACCAAGGAAGGTTTGGGTCTTCTCTTGCTGTATTGCCTGACCTTGACAGTGATGGTCTCAATGATTTGGCAGTTGGAGCACCTTTGGAGAATGGTGGTCAAGGTAGCATCTACATCTTCCACAGCGaaataggaggaggaggaagaattCATCCTACTTACTCACAG AGAATCGCTTCCTCTGAAGTCCAGCCAGGACTGAAGTTCTTTGGTATATCGATCAGTCAGTCGTCTTTTGACCTTAGTAACGACAATCTGCCTGATTTAGCAGTGGGTTCAAAGGGAACAGTGGTCTTACTCAG ATCAAAGCCTATAGTAATGGTCGATGCTGCGGTGACCTTCAACCCAAACAAAATCCAAACTCAAAACTCAGACTGCTCAAAACCACTGGACAACACAGCTACAATCTGCTTTACCATGACAGGACGCTCTACAGTAGATAAAG CTAGAGCAACAATTAACTATACTTTAACACTGGATGCCACACGTAAGGTCCCAAACAACCGAGCTTACATCAGGGAGAAACAACAAGAGGAGAGTGGTTCAATAACTCTTGGCTTAGAGAAACGATGCTTCAGTGTGAGCTTCCACATTGAG GCCTGTCCAGAAGATGCTCTGAATCCACTTGACAACGAGCTCCGATTCACCTTTGACGGTTTGCCTTCTGACAAAAATCTCAAGCCAAGTCTGGCCCAACAGGCTCAGACAACAACCTTTCATCCT TTACCTTTTGAGATCAACTGCGGCAATGACAACAACTGTATAGATAACCTGAAAGTGGATTTCAACTTCACCAG TTCCTCAGAGGTCAAAGTAGGCATTGATGAACTGCTGGAGGTCACTGTGTCAGTTGAAAACAGGGAGGAAAACTCCTACAACAGCCATGTCATTCTCACGTACCCACCTGGGCTCTCCTACAGGAAGTTTACAGGCCTGCAG gGAAGAATTGAGTGCAACTCCTTGGACAGTGGAGCTGGCTTATCTCAAGGAAAGACAGACTGCACTATTGACAAGCCTATTTTCAAGAGCAACGCTAAG gCGATCTTCATTGTGTCCTATGGGATTGAAAGCAACAGTCAACTTGACAGGAAGTTATTCATCACTGCAAATGCCACCAG TGGGAACGAGCACTCCAAGTCAAGTGAACTTTACAAAATGAAAGGGATTGATGTGAAGTACAGCATTTTTATGACAATTGAAAG TTCCCTCAGCTACAGCAATTTCACTTACGGCAAGAGTAATTTGCAGAAACCACTCCAACAATCAATTAAG GTTATAAATGACATCAGAGCACTGAATTTCACTGTGGTGATCAGAGTTCCGATAAAGCTCGGTAATGAAGACATCTGGGTGGATTCGAGCAGTTTGCAG ATTCCAGACTGCCAAagagataaagatgaaaaaccCACCGTTACAAATTTTGTTGCtcagatacagaaaaataaGTCAGTG GACTGCTCTGTAGCCAGTTGCAGAGTGTTCAAGTGCAATCGTGTCATGGGAATACAGGAGCATAAAAAGTACACAATCTCTGCCAACCTTAGTTCTGAATGGATAAAGCAG attgGACTTGATTCTGCCAAATTCCTCTTGACCAGCACGGCCAGTCTGGAGTACGACAGAAACCAGTACATCTTCTTTTCAGTGCGGTCAAATAACAATCCTCCCATTCACAAG ATTGTGGCAGAGGTAGAAGTGTATCCTGAACCAGACTTCACCAAAGAGATTGTTGGAGGATCTCTGGGAGGGTTGGCTCTGTTGGCTTTACTCACTGCTGGCCTGTACAAG GCTGGATTTTTCAAGAGTAAATACAAGGAGATGATTAATGAGGAACAAACAGCTGATCCGGGGGTTGAGGGAGGCGAACCCACACCAGAGTAA
- the LOC121886947 gene encoding integrin alpha-M-like → MDWIISTTLFLSVLKAALCFNIDPVAWKSLNSSAAGFGYQVVQRQSDLLVSAPLAQYSSSQRGQIFKCSTESCMEVSVPVPEFAVNMSLGLTMTSDPTTKNTLACGPTIPKDCKSITLYSGVCLQLSSYDHVEYSVPSSSEECRTQADIAFLLDGSGSVDSQDFDRMKTFVKNLVGSFQGQDTKFAIAQFSTNPTVHYYFNTFDTNNWKSQIDGIRQLAGATYTAKAIEHVVNNVFSASRGSGSDVKKILIVITDGESHDRAYLQNAVNSAEKKKIVRFAIGVGGAFTNYRAKQELDTIASKPSANHMFQVSNFGALEKIRQSLQDKIFSIEGSQTGGESLKMEMAQVGFSAAYVPGGIQMGIVGANQWKGGYQHYTRTGQKGISYEPSNMEPDSYLGYSMAVAKTSGGTLTIVGAPRYQHRGVVISVIENSLDQTIDPFAWQFQIGEYFGAVVCAMDVDRDTYTDLVLISAPMYMDSDREGRVYVCSLSYVRVECRFDNPLVLKGDSSDQGRFGSSLAVLPDLNSDGLNDLAVGAPLENGGQGSIYIFHGEIGGGGGRISPIYSQRIASSEVQPGLKFFGMSISQSSFDLSNDSLPDLAVGSKGTVVLLRSKPIVMVEAEVTFNPNKIQTQNSDCSKPLNNTATICFTMTGRSTVDKARAMINYTLTLDATRKVPNNRAYITEKQREQSGSITLGLEKRCFNVSFHIEACPEDALNPLNNELRFIFDGLPSDKNLSPSLAQQAQTTTFHPLQFEINCGNDSICIDNLKMDFNFTSSSEVKVGIDELLEVTVSVENREENSYNSHVILTYPPGLSYRKFTGLQGRIECNSLDSGAGLSQGKTDCTIDEPIFKSNAKALFIVSYGIESNSQLDRKLFITANATSGNEHSKSSELYEMKGIDVKYSIFMTIESSLSYSNFTFGKSNLQKPLQQSIQVVNDIRGLNFTVVVRVPVKLGDKDIWVDSSSLQIPDCQRDKDEKPTVANFVAQIQKNKSVDCSVASCRVFKCNRVMGTLESKKYTISANLSSEWIKQIGLGSAKFLLTSTASLEYDRNQYIFFSVQSNNNPPIHKIVAEVEVYPEPDFTKEIVGGSLGGLALLALLTAGLYKAGFFKSKYKEMINEEQTADPGVEGGKPTPE, encoded by the exons ATGGACTGGATAATATCTACCACATTATTCTTGTCAG TGTTAAAAGCTGCACTTTGTTTCAATATCGATCCTGTGGCTTGGAAGTCCCTGAATAGCTCTGCTGCAGGTTTTGGATACCAGGTGGTACAAAGACAATCAGA TTTGCTGGTCAGTGCCCCCCTTGCACAATATTCATCAAGTCAAAGAGGCCAAATATTTAAGTGCTCCACTGAATCCTGCATGGAAGTATCAGTACCAG TTCCAGAATTTGCAGTCAACATGTCCCTTGGTTTGACAATGACAAGTGATCCCACCACAAAAAATACTCTG GCATGTGGTCCAACCATCCCAAAGGACTGCAAAAGTATCACGCTGTATAGTGGTGTATGCTTGCAGTTATCCAGTTATGATCATGTTGAATACTCTGTGCCTTCTTCTTCTGAAG AGTGTCGAACCCAAGCAGACATTGCATTTCTGTTGGATGGCTCAGGCAGCGTAGATTCACAGGATTTTGATAGAATGAAGACTTTTGTGAAAAATCTGGTCGGATCATTCCAGGGACAGGATACAAAG tttgccaTTGCCCAGTTCTCCACAAATCCCACAGTCCATTACTACTTTAATACTTTTGATACTAATAACTGGAAATCTCAAATTGATGGAATAAGACAGTTAGCTGGAGCGACTTACACAGCTAAAGCCATCGAACACGTTGT CAACAATGTCTTCTCGGCAAGCAGAGGCTCCGGGTCAGATGTGAAGAAGATTTTAATAGTCATTACAGATGGAGAATCTCATGACCGGGCGTATTTGCAAAATGCAGTAAAttcagctgaaaagaaaaagattgttCGATTTGCTATTGGG GTGGGGGGTGCATTCACAAATTACAGAGCAAAACAGGAACTGGACACCATTGCCTCTAAACCCTCAGCAAACCACATGTTTCAAGTATCAAACTTTGGCGCTCTTGAAAAAATACGGCAGAGTTTGCAGGACAAAATCTTCTCTATTGAAG GATCTCAAACTGGTGGAGAGTCattgaaaatggaaatggcTCAAGTGGGATTCAGTGCAGCTTATGTGCCTGGg GGGATTCAGATGGGTATTGTTGGTGCCAACCAGTGGAAGGGAGGCTACCAGCATTACACAAGAACAGGCCAGAAGGGGATCTCCTATGAGCCTTCAAATATGGAACCTGACAGTTATCTGG GTTACTCCATGGCAGTCGCCAAAACGTCGGGTGGCACACTGACAATTGTTGGTGCTCCAAGATATCAACACAGAGGAGTTGTGATTTCAGTTATTGAAAACAGTCTTGACCAAACAATTGATCCCTTTGCTTGGCAG TTTCAGATTGGTGAATATTTTGGTGCAGTGGTTTGTGCCATGGATGTGGATCGTGACACGTACACTGACCTAGTCCTCATATCTGCCCCTATGTACATGGACAGTGATAGAGAGGGACGAGTTTATGTTTGCAGCTTATCATATGTG AGAGTTGAGTGTCGCTTCGATAATCCATTAGTGCTGAAAGGGGATTCATCTGACCAAGGAAGGTTCGGATCTTCTCTTGCTGTACTGCCTGATCTTAACAGTGATGGTCTTAATGACTTGGCAGTTGGAGCACCTTTGGAGAATGGTGGTCAAGGTAGCATCTACATCTTTCACGGCGaaataggaggaggaggaggaaggattAGTCCTATTTACTCACAG AGAATCGCTTCCTCTGAAGTCCAGCCAGGACTGAAGTTCTTTGGCATGTCGATCAGTCAGTCGTCTTTTGACCTTAGTAACGACAGTCTGCCTGATTTAGCAGTGGGTTCAAAGGGAACAGTTGTCTTACTCAG ATCAAAGCCTATAGTAATGGTAGAAGCTGAGGTGACGTTCAACCCAAACAAAATCCAAACTCAAAACTCAGACTGCTCAAAACCACTGAACAACACAGCTACAATCTGCTTTACCATGACCGGACGCTCTACAGTAGATAAAG CTAGAGCAATGATTAATTATACTTTAACGCTGGATGCCACACGTAAGGTCCCAAACAACCGAGCTTACATCACGGAGAAACAGCGAGAGCAGAGTGGATCAATAACTCTTGGCTTAGAGAAACGATGCTTCAATGTGAGCTTCCACATTGAG GCCTGTCCAGAAGATGCTCTGAATCCACTTAACAATGAGCTCCGATTCATCTTTGACGGTTTGCCTTCTGACAAAAATCTCAGCCCAAGTCTGGCCCAACAGGCTCAGACAACAACCTTTCATCCT ttacagtttgAGATCAACTGCGGCAATGACAGCATCTGTATAGATAACCTGAAAATGGATTTCAACTTCACCAG TTCCTCAGAGGTTAAAGTAGGCATTGATGAACTGCTGGAGGTCACTGTGTCAGTGGAAAACAGGGAGGAAAACTCCTACAACAGCCATGTCATTCTCACGTACCCACCTGGGCTCTCCTACAGGAAGTTTACAGGCCTGCAG gGAAGAATTGAGTGCAACTCCTTGGACAGTGGAGCTGGCTTATCTCAGGGAAAGACAGACTGCACTATCGACGAGCCTATTTTCAAGAGCAACGCTAAG GCGCTCTTCATTGTGTCCTATGGGATTGAAAGCAACAGTCAACTTGACAGGAAGTTATTCATCACTGCAAATGCCACCAG TGGGAACGAGCACTCCAAGTCAAGTGAACTTTACGAAATGAAAGGGATTGATGTGAAGTACAGCATTTTTATGACAATTGAAAG TTCCCTCAGCTACAGCAATTTCACTTTCGGCAAGAGTAATTTGCAGAAACCACTCCAACAATCAATTCAG GTTGTAAATGACATCAGAGGACTGAATTTCACTGTGGTGGTCAGGGTGCCAGTAAAGCTCGGTGATAAAGACATCTGGGTGGATTCGAGCAGTTTGCAG ATTCCAGACTGCCAAAGAGACAAAGATGAAAAACCCACCGTCGCAAATTTTGTTGCtcagatacagaaaaataaGTCAGTG GACTGCTCTGTAGCCAGTTGCAGAGTGTTCAAGTGCAATCGTGTCATGGGAACTCTGGAGAGTAAAAAGTACACAATCTCTGCCAACCTTAGTTCTGAATGGATAAAGCAG ATTGGACTTGGTTCTGCCAAATTCCTCTTGACCAGCACGGCCAGTCTGGAGTACGACAGAAACCAGTACATCTTCTTTTCAGTGCAGTCAAATAACAATCCTCCCATTCACAAG ATTGTGGCAGAGGTAGAAGTGTATCCTGAACCAGACTTCACCAAAGAGATTGTTGGAGGATCTCTGGGAGGGTTGGCTCTGCTGGCTTTACTCACTGCTGGCCTGTACAAG GCTGGATTTTTCAAGAGTAAATACAAGGAGATGATTAATGAGGAACAAACAGCTGATCCAGGGGTTGAGGGCGGCAAACCCACACCAGAGTAA